The proteins below are encoded in one region of Nitrospinota bacterium:
- the ilvE gene encoding branched-chain-amino-acid transaminase, translated as MGGKSVCWMDGKIVPGDEAKVSVFDHGLLYGDGVFEGIRFYRRRIFKLGEHLDRLFGSARAIALDAGRTHDEIRTAVEKTVAAFPGEDGYLRLVVTRGKGPLGIDPKKCPKPSLFIIADELAMVSREARERGARVIIASTRQAPSDVLDPRIKSLNYLNRILARIEANRAGADEALLLNAQGRVAEGTADNVFIVRNGRVLTPPAVEGALEGITRSVALELAGKAGIPAAETALAPYDIYTSDECFLTGTGAELIPVAQVDGRQLAACPGPVFLELSKRFMALVTQG; from the coding sequence ATGGGCGGCAAATCGGTGTGCTGGATGGACGGGAAAATCGTCCCGGGGGACGAGGCGAAGGTTTCGGTGTTCGATCACGGCCTGCTGTACGGCGACGGCGTCTTCGAGGGTATCCGGTTCTACCGGCGCAGGATTTTCAAACTCGGCGAACATTTGGACAGGCTGTTCGGCTCGGCCCGGGCCATCGCCCTTGATGCAGGGCGCACCCATGACGAAATCAGAACGGCTGTGGAAAAGACCGTTGCCGCTTTCCCTGGTGAAGACGGATACTTAAGGCTGGTTGTCACCCGGGGCAAAGGGCCGCTGGGAATAGATCCAAAAAAATGCCCGAAACCGTCGTTATTTATCATCGCGGACGAACTTGCGATGGTGAGCCGGGAAGCCCGCGAGCGAGGCGCAAGGGTGATAATCGCATCCACCCGGCAGGCCCCTTCCGATGTGCTCGACCCGCGCATTAAAAGCCTTAACTACTTGAACCGCATCCTGGCCAGGATCGAGGCGAACCGGGCGGGGGCCGACGAAGCTTTGCTGCTCAACGCACAGGGAAGGGTGGCCGAGGGGACGGCGGACAACGTGTTCATCGTCCGCAACGGGCGTGTGCTAACCCCTCCCGCCGTCGAGGGGGCGCTGGAGGGGATCACCCGGTCTGTCGCTCTGGAACTGGCGGGCAAGGCCGGGATTCCCGCCGCCGAAACGGCATTGGCGCCATATGACATATATACGTCCGACGAGTGCTTTTTAACCGGGACGGGGGCTGAACTGATACCCGTGGCGCAGGTGGACGGCCGGCAATTGGCCGCGTGTCCGGGGCCTGTGTTCCTTGAATTGTCCAAAAGGTTCATGGCGCTCGTCACGCAGGGATAA
- a CDS encoding winged helix-turn-helix transcriptional regulator: MVDHITPEASREACLNKALEALFFAFRAVIAKPDARLAGLGFSRVHHRILYFVGRNPRLGVNELLRILGVSKQYLNRPLRQLMEKGHVSFVQDGQDRRVKRLSLTKNGQRLERELSGAQRMRFAKVFAKAGSKAEEAWRMVMKLLADPKFD, from the coding sequence ATGGTTGACCATATTACGCCCGAAGCCTCCCGGGAGGCTTGTCTGAACAAGGCGCTGGAAGCGCTGTTCTTTGCTTTCCGCGCGGTCATCGCCAAGCCCGACGCGCGGCTTGCCGGGCTCGGGTTTTCGCGCGTCCATCACCGCATCCTATACTTCGTCGGGCGCAATCCCCGGCTTGGCGTCAACGAACTTTTGCGCATCCTGGGCGTGAGCAAGCAATACCTCAACAGGCCGTTAAGGCAGCTTATGGAAAAAGGCCATGTCAGCTTTGTCCAGGACGGGCAGGATCGCCGTGTAAAGCGCCTTTCCCTCACGAAGAACGGCCAGCGGCTGGAGCGGGAACTGTCCGGAGCCCAGCGCATGCGTTTCGCCAAAGTGTTCGCGAAAGCCGGGTCAAAGGCGGAGGAGGCATGGCGCATGGTGATGAAACTTCTGGCCGATCCGAAGTTTGATTGA